Genomic segment of Myxococcales bacterium:
CTGACCCTTTGGCGGATCGCGTCATCGCGCACCGCCATCACCGCGCAGGTCAGGTGGCCCTCACCGCTGCATTATTGGGCTTCATCTCGGCGGGATTCGTGCTCGCCGGTATGTATGCCCGGATGGGTTGACGGCCGAGAATCGCTACAGGCCTGGGTGCGGTAAGCAAAGAGAATCGCCGGGCTTTTTTGATTCGCACGCACTACCCACCCGAACCCTCGCTGGCACCTCATGGATGGAGAACGCACTGCCGAGGATTCACCTCGTGGCACGCGCTTCGGTTCGTGTCCCCCACGCAACCTTGCCCCGTCTATACGGCAGCGCAGTCGAAGCTGGATGACATGATGTTCGAGTCAGTGCGAGCGCATACAGGTGTCGAAGGATTGAGTGTCGGCGCCGTCGATCAGCACGCTAAGAGTCGTCTGGTCCTGCTGGTCGAACCCTCCCTGAGTCAACGCTACTTGATGCGAGCCCTTTTTGAGGCACGGGGCTATCGCGTCGTGTCGGCAGGAACGGCCGCTGAAGCGGACATGAAGATTCGCGCCAACGTTCCGTGCCTGGCGCTGGTCTCCTGGGAGCTACCAGATGCCTCGGCTTTTTCTCTGATTCAAAGCTGGCGTCGCGATCCGATCACGTCGCGCTGCTCGGCTTTCATGATGAACGCTCGGCGTGACCCAAGTCGGGCTTTTCGCGCCCGTTCCGCCGGTGCCGTCGATCTGATCCAAAGACCGAACACCGCCAAAGCGATCAAAGACTTCTTTGAGCGATCGGGTGAGTTGTTGGCGGCGTCTGAACGAACCAGCTCGGTGACTGGTCGCGATAGGACCTGGCGATCTGCCGCTCCGCGCATGGATCGAACGGTTTTGATGCAGAGAATTCGATTGGAACTCGCCGATGCGAAGAGCTCGGGTCAACCCTTGAGTCTGGGTCTAGTTAGTCTCGAGAATCTCACCGACATCAAGATAGAACACGGTCGTGCGTTCGCACTGGAGATCATGGCGGAC
This window contains:
- a CDS encoding diguanylate cyclase is translated as MMFESVRAHTGVEGLSVGAVDQHAKSRLVLLVEPSLSQRYLMRALFEARGYRVVSAGTAAEADMKIRANVPCLALVSWELPDASAFSLIQSWRRDPITSRCSAFMMNARRDPSRAFRARSAGAVDLIQRPNTAKAIKDFFERSGELLAASERTSSVTGRDRTWRSAAPRMDRTVLMQRIRLELADAKSSGQPLSLGLVSLENLTDIKIEHGRAFALEIMADVESHLLQGLRACDLVARHTGSEMALLFPYTDHSGAVTALGRICASVGFRRHGPRNISCDLGITTGVATEEKGESNPIDLIRASVAALGGHRSRIGSQNS